In a genomic window of Roseiflexus castenholzii DSM 13941:
- a CDS encoding collagen-like domain-containing protein has product MAERQHPLVKQLRRLARERWTQRALRTVLQSASIALGVWCAGMGANLLWNWQIGVPELTALALAIVGLGLVSLLRPPMRPAEVARRLDRRFNLNEQLATAVEMVQVDPRSSAMTARLIDQSTATVRQVHQYVRRRQAAPWTDLLTLLALLLVACGLALMSGIGSLSLNPSVALLPALPQQAAPLPLPMEEMMPMPGSDQLIPLEGGEEMLPFRPGNSAGGEQSAAAPAQPSAPSPADPQTLEELANALRDLGATRPAADALDRGDTDAAAQRLRELADQASALSQEARQALSRALEEAARAIERRDPALAEQVRQSARDLSRQQSAAQGLEDLAQAIDQMGESAAASSTPPSDDGGNEGQASNPGGPSGQPGAEGEGQTGPSGSAAGNNPSGEQRPITPAGRLGVEGQPAPLEAQGGGQSTGATNNPNATLQGSVGTASGGQPGTGGAIGADPLRIPLDERDVVQEYFQP; this is encoded by the coding sequence ATGGCGGAACGTCAGCATCCGCTGGTCAAACAACTGCGACGCCTGGCGCGGGAACGCTGGACGCAGCGCGCGCTTCGCACCGTGCTGCAATCCGCCTCGATTGCGCTTGGCGTCTGGTGCGCCGGCATGGGCGCAAATCTGTTGTGGAACTGGCAGATTGGCGTACCGGAACTGACTGCGCTGGCGCTGGCGATTGTGGGGCTTGGTCTGGTGTCGTTGCTCCGCCCGCCAATGCGCCCCGCCGAGGTGGCGCGCCGCCTCGACCGACGCTTCAATCTCAATGAGCAACTGGCGACCGCCGTCGAGATGGTGCAGGTCGATCCGCGTTCGTCGGCGATGACGGCGCGCCTGATCGACCAATCCACCGCAACGGTGCGCCAGGTGCATCAGTACGTTCGCCGACGACAGGCGGCGCCCTGGACGGATCTGCTCACGCTGCTGGCGTTGCTGCTGGTGGCGTGCGGATTGGCGCTTATGTCGGGCATTGGCAGCCTGTCGCTCAACCCGTCGGTGGCGTTGCTTCCGGCGCTGCCACAGCAGGCGGCGCCGCTGCCGCTTCCGATGGAAGAGATGATGCCAATGCCCGGCAGCGACCAGCTAATCCCGTTAGAAGGCGGCGAGGAGATGCTGCCGTTCCGTCCGGGGAACAGCGCCGGAGGGGAGCAATCGGCGGCGGCGCCTGCTCAACCATCCGCTCCATCGCCGGCAGACCCACAGACGCTCGAAGAACTGGCGAATGCGCTACGCGACCTGGGCGCCACCCGTCCGGCAGCGGATGCGCTCGACCGCGGCGACACCGATGCGGCGGCGCAACGTCTGCGCGAACTTGCCGATCAGGCGAGTGCGCTTTCGCAAGAAGCGCGCCAGGCGCTCAGCCGCGCCCTCGAAGAAGCGGCGCGCGCGATCGAACGCCGCGACCCTGCGCTCGCAGAGCAGGTGCGGCAGTCGGCGCGCGACCTCTCCCGCCAACAAAGCGCCGCTCAGGGACTCGAAGACCTGGCGCAGGCTATCGATCAGATGGGTGAATCGGCTGCGGCCAGCAGCACGCCTCCTTCGGACGATGGCGGAAACGAGGGACAGGCGAGCAATCCTGGCGGTCCGTCGGGGCAACCCGGCGCAGAAGGCGAGGGTCAGACCGGTCCATCGGGAAGCGCGGCCGGCAACAATCCTTCCGGCGAGCAGCGTCCAATCACTCCTGCTGGAAGACTCGGCGTCGAGGGGCAACCGGCGCCGCTGGAAGCGCAGGGGGGTGGGCAGAGCACAGGCGCAACCAATAATCCGAACGCAACCCTCCAGGGAAGCGTCGGAACGGCATCTGGCGGGCAGCCGGGAACCGGCGGCGCAATCGGCGCCGACCCGCTGCGCATTCCTCTTGACGAACGCGATGTGGTTCAGGAATATTTTCAGCCCTAA
- a CDS encoding peptidase MA family metallohydrolase: protein MRMLARLQAAMIVFLALVAYLMPAPVQAQTTLPQWYELRTQKFAILYADGDLARAEEYATFVDEVYDEITSIFSHAAPTPVTLRLYPTRRVYDAANPLAAPIQGIIAHADFRRNEVVVILDQTTAQSPEEIKNNVRHELTHIVLAELSSNRLNVGFHEGIAQYVERPTPDLERKATALRQALERDALLPWSALDDRDQIYGSPQIGYPQTLSIVAFLVERFSFVKLREFVTVSARSSGYRSALERTYGMPSTDLERMWREWLPSYLDGGFRHNALTEYDLTPIETLIADGRYAEAKRELELAIPWLRNTQQHDVLARAQDLLAQSEAGLYAEDLAQQTRAALEAHDYATAENLAKRALDAYMTLENQSRIETLTVYATIARRGLRATELLEQATALAGDWRTFADARIIADQAAAEFLSLGNQENAARALTLRAEIDRVQSLAGIALLIIGLAGIAVGFTRRLIVREAEVW from the coding sequence ATGCGCATGCTGGCGCGTTTGCAGGCGGCGATGATTGTGTTTCTGGCGCTAGTGGCATATCTAATGCCGGCGCCGGTTCAGGCGCAGACGACGCTGCCGCAGTGGTACGAACTCCGCACGCAAAAATTTGCAATTCTGTATGCCGACGGCGATCTGGCGCGCGCCGAGGAGTATGCAACCTTTGTTGACGAGGTGTATGACGAGATTACATCGATCTTCAGCCATGCCGCGCCGACGCCGGTAACGCTGCGCCTCTATCCGACCCGCCGCGTCTACGACGCCGCCAATCCGTTGGCTGCTCCGATTCAGGGGATCATTGCGCATGCTGATTTTCGCCGCAATGAGGTGGTGGTCATTCTCGACCAAACCACCGCTCAGTCTCCTGAAGAGATCAAGAATAACGTGCGCCACGAACTGACCCACATCGTGCTGGCGGAACTCTCGTCGAACCGCTTGAACGTCGGGTTCCACGAAGGCATTGCACAGTATGTCGAGCGCCCGACCCCCGACCTGGAGCGTAAGGCGACGGCGCTGCGGCAGGCGCTCGAACGCGATGCGCTCCTGCCCTGGAGCGCCCTCGATGACCGCGATCAGATTTATGGCAGTCCACAGATCGGGTATCCGCAGACCCTCTCGATTGTCGCGTTTCTGGTCGAACGTTTTTCGTTCGTCAAACTGCGCGAGTTCGTCACGGTCAGCGCGCGGAGCAGCGGGTATCGTTCAGCGCTCGAACGGACCTATGGCATGCCTTCGACCGACCTCGAGCGCATGTGGCGCGAATGGCTGCCTTCGTATCTCGATGGCGGCTTTCGCCACAATGCGCTGACGGAGTATGACCTGACCCCCATTGAAACGCTGATCGCCGATGGTCGCTACGCAGAAGCCAAACGCGAACTCGAACTGGCAATTCCCTGGTTGCGCAATACGCAGCAACATGATGTGCTGGCGCGCGCGCAGGACTTGCTGGCGCAGAGCGAAGCCGGTCTGTACGCCGAAGACCTGGCGCAGCAGACGCGCGCGGCGCTCGAGGCGCACGACTATGCGACTGCGGAGAACCTGGCGAAGCGCGCGCTCGATGCCTATATGACGCTCGAGAACCAGAGCCGTATCGAAACGCTGACCGTCTATGCAACCATCGCCAGGCGCGGGTTGCGCGCAACGGAGCTGCTCGAACAGGCAACCGCGCTCGCCGGCGACTGGCGAACCTTTGCCGATGCCCGCATCATTGCCGATCAGGCTGCCGCTGAGTTTCTTTCGCTTGGCAATCAGGAGAACGCAGCGCGCGCGTTGACGTTGCGCGCCGAGATTGATCGCGTGCAGAGTCTTGCCGGCATCGCCTTGCTTATCATCGGGTTGGCGGGTATTGCGGTTGGGTTTACCCGCCGCCTGATCGTTCGTGAAGCGGAGGTGTGGTGA